In one window of Schistosoma haematobium chromosome 5, whole genome shotgun sequence DNA:
- the ALKBH7_2 gene encoding Alpha-ketoglutarate-dependent dioxygenase alkB 7, mitochondrial (EggNog:ENOG410V6P4~COG:K~BUSCO:EOG091G0U2U) — MSLAARRLDFLSARSFSPGYYSTTFSTSQKAWLTKLNSEYNSLVKIVSNELILKQDFVTEKEESSLISELDSVLCKRKYQTKHWDYAIKNFRELERKSWHSTTNQLVINRLKASTTVSNGLTASTTAVEADVANIDQLVLPLIHVLDLAENGEIMAHVDSVKFCGESIAVLSLLSDSILRLAVAPQSEVVGVPQDQYDYLNSLNLPPIGSWIDIFIPRRSVYIMRGALRYLLTHAILSNEQVDKMRNEQSIDLYNLHRGRRVSVICRTHSVCNLIPYYDNVEASSNDVNT; from the exons ATGAGTTTGGCGGCGCGGCGGCTTGATTTCCTGTCAGCGCGTAGTTTTAGTCCTGGTTACTATTCTACTACGTTTTCAACTTCTCAAAAGGCATGGTTGACAAAATTGAACTCAGAATATAATAGTCTCGTCAAAATTGTGTCTAATGAATTAATACTCAAACAGGATTTTGTTACAGAGAAGGAAGagtcaagtttgataagcgAACTTGATTCTGTACTTTGCAAACGAAAGTACCAAACAAAGCACTGGGATTAT GCTATTAAGAATTTTCGTGAGTTGGAACGCAAAAGTTGGCATTCAACGACCAACCAGCTTGTTATCAATCGATTGAAAGCATCAACTACTGTAAGCAATGGTTTAACGGCATCAACAACGGCTGTGGAAGCAGATGTTGCAAATATTGACCAATTAGTACTTCCATTAATTCACGTTTTGGATTTAGCTGAAAATGGGGAGATAATGGCGCATGTGGATAGCGTTAAA TTCTGTGGGGAGTCAATCGCTGTGCTAAGTTTATTATCTGATTCAATTTTACGTTTAGCTGTCGCTCCACAAAGTGAAGTAGTGGGTGTTCCGCAAGATCAGTATGACTATTTAAATTCACTAAACTTACCACCGATTGGTTCATGGATAGATATATTTATACCTAGACGATCCGTGTATATTATGCGTGGTGCACTACGCTACTTATTAACACATGCTATTTTGTCTAATGAACAAGTCGATAAAATGCGAAATGAACAGTCGATTGATTTATATAATTTACACCGTGGACGACGTGTATCGGTTATTTGCCGTACACATTCAGTCTGTAATCTTATTCCTTATTATGATAATGTTGAAGCGTCATCGAATGatgtaaatacttaa